CGGGAGCTGGGGTTGCCAGTCTTGCTATTGCTTTCGGTGCGCAAGGCCTTGTAAGCGATGTTGTCACAGGATTTTTCATTTTACTGGAACGGCAACTTGATGTTGGAGACAGCATTACGTTGGAGCAGGTGAATGGAAATGTGGAGGCGCTCGGGCTTCGGACGACGCAAGTGCGCGATTTCGACGGTACGCTTCATTTTATTCCGAATCGGCAAATCATGATTGTAAGTAATCATTCGCGAGGTAATATGCGCGTTTTGGTGGATATTCAAATTGCACCAACCGCTGATGCCGAATACGCGATGGAAATTATGAAGCAGGTTTGTGAACGGGAAAAAACAGCCAGCAAAAATATCGTCGAAGGCCCAACTGTCATTGGTGTACAACAGGTTACCGCGACAAGCACGGTGATCCGCGTGATTGGTAAAGCCGTGAACGGGGAACAATTTGAAGTTCAACGTACCTTGTTGAAGGACATTCGAGAAGAACTTGTTGCCAATAACGTGGAACTCCCACTCTCTTATCTGGCACCTTTGGAACCTGGAAAATAAAAAAATAAGCATTAAAGGCTTTGTACGCGATGCCTTTAACGCTTATTTTTCTATAGACTTTCTAAATATCCAGTTAAAACGTCGATGGCAAATGGAATGGCAGCTTCATCTGGATTTAACTTAGCGTGATGCAAACTGTATTCTGAATCTACACCTAACCAGAACATAAAGCCCGGTATTTTTTCTAAGAAGTAGCCGAAATCTTCGCCTGTCATCGCTTCTTTACACGCGACATAACTTTCAGGATAGTTTTCCTGCAAGTAAGAAATGAATTGCAACGTTTCTGCTTCATCATTATCGACTTGACGGTAATCCGATCCAGGTGTAAAGCTAACCTCACATTGATATACCTCTTCCCAACCTTTTGCAAGTTGTTTCAACCTAGTCCATACAATATCCATCGTTTCTGTACTAAGTGTTCGAATGGTGCCATCTAGATACGCGTTCTCAGCAATAACGTTCTGCACATCGCCACCGCGGATTTGGCCAATTGTGATAACCGCCGAATCAAGTGGATCGATATTGCGACTAATGATTGTCTGCATCTGCCCTACAAAAGCGCTTGCCGCCACGACCATATCGTTTGCTAAATGAGGATACGCCGCATGCCCGCCTTTCCCTTTAAACGAAATGAACAATTCGGAGGTGTTCGC
The sequence above is drawn from the Listeria weihenstephanensis genome and encodes:
- a CDS encoding mechanosensitive ion channel family protein; the encoded protein is MGFITRWFNDIDWDKVLSIGISKMISIIILLILYFILGWIGRKLIRSFFKKYRTQKMVSESRAKTLESLILNLFGYLMFFTFAILILENFINVTAIIAGAGVASLAIAFGAQGLVSDVVTGFFILLERQLDVGDSITLEQVNGNVEALGLRTTQVRDFDGTLHFIPNRQIMIVSNHSRGNMRVLVDIQIAPTADAEYAMEIMKQVCEREKTASKNIVEGPTVIGVQQVTATSTVIRVIGKAVNGEQFEVQRTLLKDIREELVANNVELPLSYLAPLEPGK
- a CDS encoding N-acetyldiaminopimelate deacetylase, translating into MTELNPFIKLRRELHLIPEIGYEEVKTQHFLLTYIASLPQDRLEIKKWRTGILVRVAGLSPTKTIGYRTDIDALPILEETGLAFASTHPGKMHACGHDCHMSIALGLLTHFASQPIKDNLLFVFQPAEEGPGGAKPTMESEEFQAWWPDMMLGLHIAPEYKAGEIAVKPGLLFANTSELFISFKGKGGHAAYPHLANDMVVAASAFVGQMQTIISRNIDPLDSAVITIGQIRGGDVQNVIAENAYLDGTIRTLSTETMDIVWTRLKQLAKGWEEVYQCEVSFTPGSDYRQVDNDEAETLQFISYLQENYPESYVACKEAMTGEDFGYFLEKIPGFMFWLGVDSEYSLHHAKLNPDEAAIPFAIDVLTGYLESL